Proteins encoded together in one Tripterygium wilfordii isolate XIE 37 chromosome 14, ASM1340144v1, whole genome shotgun sequence window:
- the LOC120015280 gene encoding toMV susceptible protein tm-1(GCR26)-like: protein MAHFPVNIPRVFCVGTADTKLEELLFLANSVQSSLNSFFSNKVQVVAIDVSAGQNAEKDENLVFSTMIPRRDLLTSYFQSTAQSPSELPADRGEAVAIMSKALKHFLQEEAQKDHEILGGVIGIGGSGGTSLISSAFRSLPLGVPKIIVSTVASGRTEPYIGTSDLILFPSVVDVCGINSVSKVVLSNAGAAFAGMVAQRLDRLTGDSPNVEEKLSVGLTMFGVTTPCVNAVKEKLHKLGYETLVFHATGVGGRAMESLVKEGFIQGVLDITTTEVADHIVGGIMACDSSRFDAIIEKKIPLVLSAGALDMVTLGSKDTIPSKFQDRNIYIHNQQISAMRTTAEENKKFAAFIADKLNKSSSKVCVCLPQKGVSAMDTPGKAFYDPEATGTLIEELQTLVQTNEDRQVKVFPYHINDPEFADALVDSFLEINLKNPIHSTAPGTASCAASQQM, encoded by the exons ATGGCCCATTTTCCAGTGAATATTCCCAGAGTTTTCTGTGTCGGCACGGCTGATACAAAGCTTGAGGAGCTCCTATTTCTGGCCAACTCTGTTCAATCCAGTCTTAACAGTTTTTTCAGTAACAAg GTGCAAGTTGTAGCTATTGATGTTTCTGCAGGTCAGAATGCTGAGAAGGATGAGAATTTGGTTTTTTCTACAATGATACCAAGGAGGGATCTCCTTACTAGCTATTTTCAATCAACCGCGCAATCACCATCTGAACTTCCAGCAGATAGAGGTGAAGCTGTTGCGATAATGAGCAAAGCACTCAAACATTTTCTTCAAGAAGAAGCTCAAAAGGATCATGAAATTCTTGGTGGAGTAATTGGCATAGGAGGCAGTGGAGGCACATCTTTGATATCATCTGCTTTCAGATCTCTTCCCCTCGGTGTCCCTAAGATCATCGTCTCTACGGTTGCCAGTGGTCGAACTGAACCATACATCGGTACATCGGATTTGATACTATTTCCATCAGTGGTGGATGTGTGTGGGATTAATAGTGTGAGTAAGGTTGTTTTATCAAATGCTGGAGCTGCTTTTGCTGGAATGGTGGCTCAGAGGCTTGACAGGTTGACCGGAGATTCTCCGAATGTTGAGGAAAAACTTAGTGTTGGTCTAACCATGTTTGGAGTTACAACTCCATGTGTAAATGCAGTTAAagagaaattgcacaaactggGTTATGAGACCTTGGTTTTTCATGCCACTGGAGTAGGAGGCAGGGCTATGGAGTCTCTTGTCAAGGAGGGATTTATACAG GGGGTATTGGACATTACAACAACAGAAGTTGCAGATCACATTGTTGGAGGTATTATGGCCTGCGATAGTTCTCGTTTCGACGCAATCATAGAGAAGAAGATCCCTTTAGTATTAAGCGCAGGAGCCTTGGATATGGTAACCCTTGGAAGTAAGGACACCATACCTTCTAAGTTTCAGGACagaaatatttatatacataatcAGCAGATTTCAGCAATGCGGACGACAGCAGAGGAAAACAAGAAATTTGCAGCCTTTATAGCTGACAAATTGAACAAATCATCATCAAAAGTATGTGTTTGCCTGCCTCAAAAGGGTGTTTCTGCCATGGATACACCAGGGAAGGCATTTTATGATCCTGAGGCTACTGGTACTCTAATAGAAGAACTACAAACGCTAGTACAGACGAACGAAGATCGACAG GTGAAGGTGTTTCCTTATCACATCAATGATCCTGAGTTCGCAGATGCCTTGGTTGACTCCTTTTTAGAAATTAATCTGAAGAACCCAATTCATTCCACTGCTCCCGGAACTGCTTCTTGTGCAGCCAGTCAACAAATGTAA
- the LOC120015627 gene encoding S-adenosyl-L-methionine:benzoic acid/salicylic acid carboxyl methyltransferase 3-like has protein sequence MEVVQVLHMNGGTGDMSYANNSLVQQKVISMTKPITEEAITNLYCTSFPTTLSIADLGCSSGPNTFYVVSELIKEVHNISKKLGRKSPEYQVFLNDLPGNDFNTIFRSLSSFHEKLEKHVGPCFFTGVPGSFYGRIFPTKSLHFVHASYSLQWLSQVPEGLEGNKGNIYMATNSPQNVLRAYYDQFQKDFSMFLECRSVELVAGGRMVLTLLGRRSEDPSSKECCYIWELLAMALNDMVTEGIIEEEKFNSFNIPQYTPSAGEVKYEVEKQGCFTIDRLEVSEVNWDAYADEYNLDEGFKDGGYNVAKCMRAVAEPLLVSQFGEEIIDEVFSRYKEIITDRMSKEKTEFVNVIVSVTRNA, from the exons atggaaGTAGTTCAAGTGCTTCACATGAATGGAGGAACAGGAGACATGAGTTATGCAAACAACTCCTTGGTTCAG CAAAAGGTGATTTCCATGACAAAGCCTATCACAGAGGAGGCCATAACAAATCTCTACTGCACAAGTTTCCCAACGACCCTATCAATCGCAGATTTGGGATGTTCTTCAGGACCAAACACTTTCTATGTGGTCTCTGAACTCATCAAAGAAGTCCACAACATCTCCAAAAAGTTAGGGCGCAAATCACCAGAATATCAAGTGTTCTTGAACGACCTTCCTGGCAATGACTTCAACACCATTTTTAGGTCCCTATCCAGCTTCCATGAAAAGTTAGAAAAACATGTTGGACCATGTTTCTTCACAGGTGTGCCAGGCTCCTTCTATGGCAGGATTTTCCCTACCAAAAGTTTGCATTTTGTCCATGCTTCCTACAGCCTCCAATGGCTATCTCAG GTCCCCGAAGGGTTGGAGGGTAACAAAGGGAACATATACATGGCTACTAACAGCCCACAAAACGTCCTAAGAGCTTACTATGACCAGTTCCAGAAAGATTTTTCAATGTTTCTCGAGTGTCGCTCTGTGGAACTAGTGGCAGGAGGACGAATGGTTTTAACCCTTTTAGGCAGAAGAAGTGAAGACCCTTCTAGCAAAGAGTGCTGCTACATCTGGGAACTCCTCGCTATGGCTCTTAATGATATGGTCACTGAG GGAATTATAGAGGAAGAGAAATTCAACTCCTTCAACATTCCTCAGTACACACCTTCGGCGGGAGAAGTAAAATATGAGGTTGAGAAACAAGGGTGTTTCACGATCGATCGACTAGAGGTTTCTGAAGTGAATTGGGATGCTTATGCCGATGAATATAATCTTGACGAAGGATTTAAGGATGGAGGATACAACGTGGCGAAATGCATGAGAGCGGTGGCTGAACCATTGCTTGTTAGTCAATTTGGGGAAGAGATCATTGACGAGGTGTTTAGCCGGTACAAGGAGATTATTACCGATCGCATGTCTAAGGAGAAGACTGAGTTTGTCAATGTTATTGTCTCCGTCACTAGGAATGCTTGA
- the LOC120015626 gene encoding cytochrome P450 84A1-like, with protein sequence MNIYLSQGLDPLPTTILFILPLLFLYAIVSRLRRKPPLPPGPKGLPIIGNMLTMDQFTLTNRGLANLAKKYGDMFHMKMGSVHMVAITSPEIAKQVLQVQDNVFSDRPTSKATRYLSYNRADLAFADYGPFWRQMRKLCVMRLFSRKRAESWNSVRDEVESMVKAVASNAGKPVNIGELIFTLTMNIIYRAAFGSINERKEEFLEIIQEFNKLFVSFNISDFIPWLGWFDPNDLNNKLAKARDSLDKFIDKIIDDHVQKRTKIDGSDGGTIHDMVDEMLTFYGDDEVNVKESDDLQSSIKLTKDNMKAIIMDVMFGGVETVASIIEWALAELIKSPDDLKRIQQELTEVVGLNRQVEEAHLEKLTFLKCALKETLRLHPPIPVTHHATCKHAEVAGYSIPAKTRVIINIWALMRDPNYWDDPETFRPSRFLKDGAPDFRGNNFEFIPFGSGRRSCPGMNLGLYGLEMAVAHLLHGFQWELPDGMKPSELDMSESFGLTAQRAIRLVAIPSPRLECPLA encoded by the coding sequence ATGAATATTTATCTATCACAAGGCCTAGATCCTCTACCCACAACCATCCTCTTCATACTCCCTCTATTGTTCCTCTATGCCATCGTTTCACGGCTTCGCCGGAAGCCACCACTTCCACCAGGCCCAAAAGGGTTACCGATCATCGGTAACATGTTGACGATGGATCAATTTACACTAACAAACCGTGGCCTCGCCAACTTAGCCAAGAAATACGGGGACATGTTCCACATGAAGATGGGTTCAGTCCACATGGTCGCCATTACGTCACCGGAAATAGCCAAACAGGTCCTTCAAGTGCAAGACAACGTGTTCTCCGACCGTCCAACCTCCAAAGCCACCAGGTATCTCTCCTACAACCGAGCCGATCTCGCGTTTGCCGATTACGGTCCGTTTTGGCGACAGATGCGTAAGCTTTGCGTCATGAGGCTGTTCAGCCGTAAACGAGCCGAGTCGTGGAACTCGGTGCGAGACGAGGTGGAGTCGATGGTGAAAGCCGTGGCTTCCAACGCTGGCAAGCCCGTAAACATCGGGGAGTTGATTTTTACTCTTACTATGAATATTATTTACCGTGCTGCCTTTGGATCCATAAACGAAAGAAAGGAGGAGTTTCTCGAGATTATTCAAGAGTTCAATAAGCTGTTCGTTTCGTTCAATATCTCTGACTTCATTCCTTGGCTCGGCTGGTTCGATCCGAACGACCTCAACAACAAACTAGCCAAGGCACGTGACTCGCTTGACAAATTTATTGACAAGATCATCGATGATCATGTGCAGAAGAGGACAAAAATTGACGGTTCTGATGGAGGTACGATCCATGACATGGTTGATGAGATGTTAACTTTCTACGGTGATGATGAGGTGAATGTAAAAGAATCGGACGATCTACAGAGCTCCATCAAGCTGACCAAGGATAACATGAAGGCCATAATAATGGATGTGATGTTTGGAGGGGTTGAAACGGTGGCGTCTATTATAGAGTGGGCCTTGGCGGAGCTCATTAAAAGCCCCGATGATTTGAAGAGAATTCAACAAGAGTTGACCGAGGTGGTGGGCCTGAACAGGCAAGTAGAAGAGGCCCACTTGGAGAAGCTGACGTTCCTTAAATGCGCATTGAAAGAAACGTTGAGACTTCACCCGCCAATCCCGGTGACACATCACGCGACATGCAAGCATGCTGAGGTGGCAGGCTACTCCATTCCGGCGAAGACACGTGTCATAATCAATATATGGGCTTTGATGAGGGATCCGAATTATTGGGATGATCCGGAAACGTTTAGGCCTTCAAGGTTCTTGAAAGACGGGGCACCAGATTTTAGGGGGAACAATTTCGAATTCATTCCTTTTGGGTCGGGTCGGAGGTCGTGCCCGGGTATGAATCTGGGTCTTTATGGGCTTGAAATGGCTGTGGCTCATTTGCTTCACGGTTTTCAGTGGGAGTTACCAGATGGGATGAAACCGAGTGAACTCGACATGAGTGAGAGTTTTGGACTCACCGCGCAGAGAGCGATTCGACTAGTTGCGATTCCGAGCCCTAGATTGGAATGTCCACTTGCTTGA